One window of Streptomyces sp. SUK 48 genomic DNA carries:
- the gap gene encoding type I glyceraldehyde-3-phosphate dehydrogenase, protein MTRIAINGFGRIGRNVLRALLERDSALEVVAVNDLTEPATLARLLAYDSTAGRLGRPVTVDGDTLVVDGRRITVLAEREPAQLPWAELGVDIVLEATGRFTSAKAARAHLDAGARKVLVSAPSDGADVTLAFGVNTDAYDPQVHTIVSNASCTTNALAPLAAVLDELAGIEHGFMTTVHAYTQEQNLQDGPHRDARRARAAGVNIVPTTTGAAKAIGLVLPNLEGKLSGDSIRVPVPVGSIVELNTTVARDVTRDEVLAAYRAAAEGPLAGVLEYSDDPLVSSDITGNPASSIFDSALTRVDGRHIKVVAWYDNEWGFSNRVIDTLTLLATR, encoded by the coding sequence ATGACTCGCATCGCCATCAACGGGTTCGGCCGCATCGGACGCAATGTGCTGCGCGCGCTGCTCGAACGGGACAGCGCCCTCGAGGTCGTCGCCGTCAACGACCTGACGGAGCCCGCCACCCTCGCCCGGCTGCTCGCCTACGACAGCACGGCCGGCCGGCTCGGGCGTCCGGTGACCGTCGACGGCGACACCCTCGTGGTGGACGGCCGCCGGATCACGGTGCTGGCCGAGCGTGAGCCGGCGCAGCTGCCCTGGGCCGAACTCGGCGTCGACATCGTCCTGGAGGCCACCGGCCGCTTCACCTCGGCGAAGGCCGCCCGCGCCCACCTCGACGCCGGTGCGAGGAAGGTGCTCGTCAGCGCGCCGTCCGACGGCGCCGACGTCACCCTCGCGTTCGGCGTCAACACCGACGCCTACGACCCGCAGGTGCACACGATCGTCTCGAACGCCTCCTGCACCACCAACGCGCTGGCGCCGCTCGCCGCCGTCCTCGACGAACTCGCCGGTATCGAGCACGGGTTCATGACCACGGTGCACGCCTATACGCAGGAGCAGAACCTCCAGGACGGTCCGCACCGCGACGCCCGCCGCGCCCGTGCCGCCGGCGTCAACATCGTGCCGACCACGACCGGCGCCGCCAAGGCGATCGGCCTGGTCCTGCCGAACCTCGAAGGCAAGCTGTCGGGCGACTCGATCCGCGTCCCGGTGCCGGTGGGCTCGATCGTCGAACTCAACACGACCGTCGCCCGCGACGTGACCCGCGACGAGGTGCTGGCGGCCTACCGCGCCGCGGCGGAGGGCCCCCTCGCCGGCGTCCTCGAGTACTCGGACGACCCGCTCGTCTCCTCCGACATCACCGGCAACCCCGCCTCCTCCATCTTCGACTCGGCCCTCACCCGGGTCGACGGCCGCCACATCAAGGTGGTCGCGTGGTACGACAACGAGTGGGGCTTCTCGAACCGCGTGATCGACACCCTCACCCTGCTCGCCACCCGCTGA
- a CDS encoding VOC family protein, translating to MAVRRVMPIIHSAAAEESRDFYGLLGFEEVMNLDWVMTLASPSTPAAQISVVSTDRTAPVTPDMSIEVDDVEAAYAAMRAAGAEIVHPLRDEEWGVRRFFVRDPSGRVINVLSHR from the coding sequence ATGGCCGTTCGCCGTGTCATGCCCATCATCCATTCCGCGGCCGCGGAGGAGAGCCGTGACTTCTACGGCCTGCTGGGCTTCGAGGAGGTCATGAATCTCGACTGGGTGATGACACTCGCCTCGCCGTCGACCCCGGCGGCACAGATCAGCGTCGTGTCCACCGACCGGACCGCCCCGGTCACCCCGGACATGAGCATCGAGGTGGACGACGTGGAGGCGGCCTACGCGGCCATGCGGGCCGCCGGCGCGGAGATCGTCCACCCGCTGCGGGACGAGGAGTGGGGAGTACGCCGCTTCTTCGTCCGCGATCCGAGCGGTCGCGTGATCAATGTCCTGAGCCACCGCTGA